The segment GGCAGGCTGGGGCCACCCCAACTTCTGGCCAAAGGTTATTTACGTCACGGGGTGCCTGCCATGTCTCCGGGGCCGAGGAATTTGGAGGCGTGGAAAGTCCTGATCTATCGCGTGATTGTTTCCCCGGTGGCTCGGACTTCCCAAAGAAACCTGCTGGCCGCTGGGAACAGGCTCTGCCTGGAAGCAATTCCACGGAGGCTCTTTTCCCTTCAAGCTGGCAGGGAAAAcgctttcctgctctgctgcgTGCTCCGCAAACCCCCAGGTGTGCCCCGCAAGCCCCGAGGTGTGCCCCGCAAACCCCGAGGTGTGCCCTGCAACCCCCCAGGTGTGCCCCGCAAACCCCGAGGTGTGCCCTGCAACCCCCCAGGTGTGCCCCGCAAGCTCCGAGGTGTGCCCTACAAACCCCGAGGTGTGCCCTGCAACCCCCCAGGTGTGCCCCGCAAGCCCCCAGGTGTGCCCCGCAAACCCCCAGGTGTGCCTCGCAACCCCCCAGGTGTGCCCTGCAACCCCCCAGGTGTGCCCCGCAAACCCCGACGTGTGCCCTGCAACCCCCAGGTGTGCCCCGCAAGCCCCCAGGTGTGCCCCGCAGAGATCTCGGCGCTCCCGGGGGCCCGGGCAGGACCCTCCCCGGTGCCCACGGCCTGATCCTCGCCCCGCACGGCTGCCCGTGCCCGCACCGCTGCCCGTGCCCGCACCGCTGCCCTTCCTCAGCCGCAGCCCAGCAGCGGGTGTTCGGGGCTGGGGGGCGAGAGCGGGGCCGGTCTCCGCGGCTCTTGGCCGCTCGGGGACCCCCGAGGCCGCCACCCCGGAGCCTGCGGGCTGCGTGTGCGGGGAGCAGCAGCGGTGCGGGGGGAGCAGCGGTGCGGGGGGGAGAAGCGGTGCGGGGGGGGAGCAGCggtgcggggggggggcagcggTGCGGGGGGGAGCAGCGGTGCGGGGGGCGGCAGCGGTGCGGGGAGCAGCGGTGCGGGGGGGAGCAGCggtgcggggggggggcagcggTGCGGGGGGCAGCGGTGCGGGGGTCAGCAGCGGTGCGGGGGGGAGCAGCGGTGCGGGGGGGGGCAGCGGTGCGGGGGTCAGCAGCGGTGCGGGGGTCAGCAGCGGTGCGGGGGGGGCAGCGGTGCGGGGGGGGGCAGCGGTGCGGGGGGCAGCACCGCGGCCGTGCGGGTCACTCTGCTTCCGGCTCCCCGGCCGGCCAtggcggccgccccgccccggggccgggctgcgggcgGGCCGTGCCGCGGTGCGGCGGGGCAGGCGCGGGGCCGCGCAGAgcgcccggggccgccgccaTGAGCAGCGCGGAGCCGCCGCtcggggccgggccgcgggcTCAGCCCGCCTGGAAGCGGGAGATCCTGGAGCGCAAGCGGGCGAAGCtggccggggcggcgggcggcgagGCGGAGCCGGCGGGCGgggagcagctggtggtggCGGAGAGCCTGGGCCCGCTCCGCGAGAACCCCTTCATGCGGCTGGAGAGCgagcggcggcggctgcggcaggggctgcccgggcacggccccgcggcggcgcggccgctgcagcagctgctggagctgtacAGCGCCGTGCCCGGCATCCGCACCATCCGCGCCGACAACATCCTCATCATCGAGTCCCAGCCGGACGCCGCCGCCTGCTTCGCCGAGGGGGCCGCGCTGCCCGGGCGCCGCCGGGACGCGCCTGCCGGCCCCGACCCGCTGCGGGAGCTGCTGGCCCGGCGCGGCGCCGCGCTGGCCGAGATCCGCGCCGACCAGGTGGTGATCTACGAGGCGGCCGAGCCGCCCGAGGCCGCCGAGCCCGGCACCGTCAGCCGCCTGCTGGAGAAGTTCGGGCAGCGGCCGCGGGGCCGTCGACGCCGCGGCGGGGACACCCCGAGCGGGCCCGGCGGGCCGGCTGCCCCTCCGCAGGTGGGACCGGActccccccgcgccgccgcaGCGCCCCCGCGCCGGCCCGGCTCCCCGCGGGCCTCGGCCCCCAAGGCGAGGCCGGCATCTCCGCAGCCGGCACCGGCCGCCCCCCGGGCTGCCCCTGCTCAGCCTGCCCCTGCTCAGCCTGCCGCCCCCCGGCCCGTGTCCCCGGTCGCCCCCCGGCCCGTGTCCCCGGTCGCCCCCCGGCCCGTTTCCCCGGTTCCCCCCCGGCCCGTCACCCCCCAGCCTGTCAAGCCCCAGCCCGTGTCCCCAACTCTCCCCCGGGCTGCCACCCCCCAGCCCGCagccccccaggcagccccggccgcccccAAGGCCGCagccccccaggcagccccGGTTGCCCCCAAGGCCGCagccccccaggcagccccggccgcccccAAGGCCGCAGCCCCCCCGGCCAACTGCTTTCTCCACAAGATCGGCTCCAACTCCTTCACCGTCAccccccgggggctgccccCCGGCAGCCGCCTCCCCGAGCCCGGCGCCGTCCCCGCGGCGGCCAAGGGGCCCCCAGTGCCACCAGTGCCACCCGCCAGCGCTGCCCACGCCAGAGCCAGCGCCAGGAGGCCAAAGCTGGAGGAGGCCGAAGCGGCcgccctgccccagcccagtgCCAGTCCGGCCCCCAGTGCCAGCCTGGCCCCCAGTGCCACCGGCTCCAGCCAGCCGCTCTCCGCCTCAGCCCCCCGGGCTGGGACCTCCTTCCAGATCCTTCCGGCCCCCAAGCCTGACTTGGCTGCCATTCCAGCCCATGACCTGCAAGCCCAGGCCCTGGCCAAGCTGCGCCTGAATTCACGCAATTCCTTCCTCTTCGTGCCCCGCCGGGAGGGCAGCCCGGCTCTGCCCCCGGCCCCCAGCGCCAGGCCGGCCCCGCCACCTGCCCCGCAGGAGAAGGCACCGAAGGAGCCCCCGAGGGCTTCTGCCCCGCAGCAGGAAGAGCCTGCCACCTCCCCGCCAGCACCTCTGGATCCGCTGGTGCCTGTGACTTACATCGATGACATTGTGGAGCTGGACAATGGGGAGCTTTCCCCCAGGGCTGGCTCGGCTGCGAGGACGGGGAGCTTGGCAGatcagcctggaggagctggaccTGACCTGGACATGGAGACCTCCTCCGTGCCCGTCTACAGACCACACTCTGTCCCCCATCAGAGAGGAGGCAGCACCTTCACTGTCATGCCCAAAAGGAAGCCCTCGGGGCTGCAGACTCTTGCTGATGCCAGAGGAAGGCTGCAgcgggaggaagaggaggaggaggaggaagagagcaaaggaaaaggcaaagctgTGGAGAATGCTGCTGGGCCCCCAGCAGGGATGTCCCATAAAAAGCGCTACCCCACGGTGAATGAGATCGAAGTCATTGGGGGCTACCTGTCCCTGGAGAGGTCCTGCATGAGCAAGGCGGGCTCCCGCCGCAAGAAGGTAACTGCCTGGGGCACCTCTGTGCTGGACAGCCCGGCTGGAGGTAGCTCAGTCCTACTTCTGGCTTGTCTTTCCAAGAGGCCGCGGGTGGGATGATGGGCAGTGTCTTTCTGGTCCTTTTTGAGAGCCGCAGGCTTGCCCTGGGGGAGGGGGCACTGGGTTCTGACCCACTGAGTAGATGGGAGTGGGATATGCCCTATAACTGCAGGGCCTCTCCTACATAGCTTCTTGGAGCTGTGgtaacagaaaggaaaatattcccAGTGTTTAGAAGGTGGGGAATGAGCTCTGTGGTTTGAACCCTCTGCAGCCCTTCCCGCCGTGCCTGGGGGTGCTGGACATGCTGAGCTCCACGCTCAGCCTGTGGCTCAGTAGTGGGCAGCATGGCATGGGCATCTTCCCCCTCATTAGTGATCTATTGATAGAGGCTGGGGAATTAATGAGGGCTGTATTAGGCAGGACGAGATCAGCAACAACTTAACTCCCCAGGAGAGGATTGTGCCAGCTGTCTGCTCGCTCTGGCTGCGTGGCTGACGAACCACGAGACACTGGTGGATCCAACTTTGGATCTTGGGAGCCAGCGCCAGGTTTTCTCACTTGCTTGGAATCTAAGTTGGATCCTTGCGAGCCTTAAATTGAGAATTGGCCTTTGTATGGCGTGGTGAAGTGCATCTGGATGTGATAAAGACATAGTCAGCCTGGAAGAGGGAgtttattttgctgtgctggagaaggagcaggcacGGATTGTTGGGCTCTGAAAGCCACACACTGAGGTGACACATCCCTGTTCCCAGGCCTGTGATGTGACACGTGTTTCCGTAGCGGGAAGAGGTGTTTGACATTCCGTTACCTACATTCAGCTAAATACTTGATGGACTGAATCCACACGGGTGCCTGAGGCACTGAGCACTCTAATTTGAGGAAATCCTTTGAACAGGGTGTATCTCACTGAGAAGGGAGGCAGGGAGTGCTGCTTCTCGTGGCTTAACCTTGTTGGGTTCCTCCGTGAGACGCGCCCTGGGTGTTAGTGTGATTGACTAATGCAGGCAGCAGACCTGGAGCATGAGAGCCATGAGATCCAGAATAAGCAAATAAGCAGGAGTGGTTGGTTCTTGCTCAGTGCTCCTGTgtttttccccttgtcctcctACAAGGAAGTGCTTAATCAGACTGGAATTGTTCTGCTGTGTAAATACCTCACTGATTGTACTCATTCTGGCTGTTCTCTTGTCTCTCTGTAGTTTGGGGTATTCATTGGATTTTCATCAAGTCAGGTGTGTGGTATAAATGGTGAAAATATCCAGAAGACGTGTTACCTCTGGGGTAATCTTAGGATGGAGCAGAAAATACACATGAGACTTTGTGGGGCAGACTCTTTAGATAAGCCCAGCTTCTGGTGCAGGCAGTGGAGCTCATTTCACTGGGCCGGGCGATGCTGGTGAGAGAATAAAGCCTCAATTAAGCAAAAACAGTTAAGTGATGTGTGGTGGAAGCTGTacaaaaaggaggaaggaagatgaGGACAAGGCTGGTGCAGCAACAAATGCTACAACAGGGACCCAGAAAAGTGGTggcatctccatccttggaggtatttgAAACTTGCCTGGGGACAACCTTGAGCAACTGATCTGGTTGGACCTGCTTAGAGCAGGAGTCTGGGTTAAAGACCTCCAAAGTTTCTTTCCCAACCTAAAATGCCATGTGATTCTTAGAAGTTTGTTTACCAGTGTTGTGTCTGCTTGATGCTGGATTTGTGTGACATTGAGCAGGTCATGTagctcctctgcttctgttcttATCTTCTTAATAGCATTAAGTGCCCCGCTCTGCAGACACCCTCAAGTGTGCTAAACACTGTGAGGAGCACACAACTGTGACAGTGTTGGCTGAGAGTTGTGTGGGGGGATGGCCTGTGTGAGGACCTGACTGAAGATCTAGCTTCTGAGAAGGGAGATAttaaaagggaaaggaggaactGCCTGTAACATTGCAGGGCTCAGGAGGCTCGAACAAATAGGCACCCTTTGGAAAATAAGATCTGGATTAAGGAGATATAGTGAAGAGCCACAAGTTTCTGGGAAGAGTTAAATGCAGtaggagaaacagcagcttttctttcagttccCTTCTTGCTGGGGGTGGCAAGTGTGGAGTTGGACTTTGTAGCCAGGGTTTAGAAGGTGCTGATGCTGGAGCAAATGGAAAGATTTCTGTTTACTCTTAACCTAGAGGATGTTTGTGGCTTTTACTCTGGGTAATAAGTCTGAGTGTTGATGCCTGAAAAGGAAGGAGCTAGTAATTGGACGCATTCCTTGGTTTCTTCCCAAGAGATTGCTGAGTGTTGCTAAGGCAACTGGCCAAAAACAAGGGTTCTGTTTTGTAGATGCAACGGGGTTTTCAGAAACGGTTTTGGCCTGAATTGGGCAGAAGCAGACATTTCCTGTGAGCTGGAAGCTGCAGTTCCTTGGTGAAACCAATGTCCCTTTCCCTTTTGGGGTTATCAAAATCAAGCCTGATGCTGGTGTCAGTTGAGCAGCTATCCAGGCCTTTTGGGGTCATTCTCTCCAGGCAGACCTGTTGGATGAGCCCACCTCCTTTCCAAACTTTGCCTTGGATTTGCTGAAGGGTCAGGGTCAAGAAAGTGGTGTTTAGTGAAACTTTTCCATGACTTGGAAAACTTTATCCTCTTGCTGCTGCCCAACAGGAATCAGGGTGAGATAAAGTGCAGGTCTAGCACAGCCTGGAAGTGCCACGTTCCTCTAGATCCCTGTGCTTACAGTCAGACTAATGATTTATtaggagggagagcagcagtggtggcagttAGACTGTTTGTTCTGTGAGATGCAAATGGTGTTTTTCTACAAATGGGGAAATTCAGGCTTCCTTTTCCATCCCTTGGTCTGGCCACCGGTTGCGTGGCTATGGTGGAGATGCCAGCAAGATGGAGGTGACTTGCTCCTCATCCTCCAGGCTACATGCTCTATGGTTTTTGGAGTGGGAGGGTGGCTAGGGCAGCGTGAGGGTGGgttccagcactgctgctctcagcacaggacaagctccagcccctgctctcaTCTGCAAGGCTGCAGGACCCAGTTACACTTGTGACTTTGCTGTGGCCTGCTGGTCTTCAAGGCCtttcaggaaaaacagctttattGCTCCTTCCAGACACTTCAAATATGTGAagcagctgtttgttttgggtttggagCTGGATTTTGAGCTGaggatggagagagagaaatgctgTTCCTGTGTCAGAATAACAAATGGTCTCCCAGCTCTCTTGTGcaaccagagctgctgtggtgggGCGGCTGTTCACCCAGGGCTGTGAAGGTGAATGTGGGATTTTGTGTGATGGGACATGATCAAGAACTGCAGGTGGAGGGCAGAGCCCCAGCTGTGTGTGTCACAGGGACCAGGCTGCCCTTGTGGGCAGGGAGTCTGAGCTCCTGTCCTCCCACGGGTGTTAGGATGCCCTCCAGGGTGGTTCACCCgctctgtggctctgctgagACCTCTCCAAGTGGCATCACAGTTCGTTCAGATGAAGCACTGGGGTGTGACTTCTGTTTGAAAACCAAGTGAACGTTTGCAGTTTTGCATGggtgtgctgggcagcagctggcagaggttGTGAGCTCTGCCAGTGAGGACAGGATACGTGTGCAGGGGTGGAAGGAGACCTACTGACCTTTATTCTAAACAGGGAGTGGGGGAGAGGGTGCCGATCACTGCTGGTGACCTCTGCTCACTGCTTGTCTTTGTATTCTGTTATTACCGGAGTAGTAATGACACTTCAGCCTGATAGCAGCcccaggaggaaaggaaggctTTGCTGCAGGATGTGGGTCTTTGGGATCTCAGAGGATAAAGTCTAGATCGGCTGAGCAGACAAGAACCAGTCTTGATCTGGTTACCTGCCAAGATAATGTATAAGAAACTTGTCAGCAATATAGAAATCTAGGTTTCTGTAAAACATGTGACTGGCATGTTGGAGCGAGGGACTGGAAAGgactgcagaggcagcaggggcCTGAGAAGTAGCTGTCTGTCTTCAGACTTCATCTTCTCATCTTGTTGGAGTCTGGACTCTGACCCCTCAcagcaagaaggacatggaggggctggagcgtgtccagagaagggcagcggggctggggaaggggctggagcacaagtctgcCAAGGAGtaactgagggagctgggggagtTCAGCCTGGaacaaaggaggctgaggggagacctgctggctctgcagctgcctgagaggaggttggagccaggggggtcgggctctgctccccaggaacaagggacaggacaagaggaagtgaCCTCAAGTTGCCCCGggcaggtttagattggatattgggaacagtttcttcctggaaggggttgtcagggcctggcccaggctgcccagggcaggggtggagtccccatccctggagggatttcagagtcgtgtagatgtggtgctgaggaatgtgggttagtggtggccttggcagtgctgggtgaacagttggactgggtgatctgaaaggtcttttccaaccaaaaggatTCTATCAAGGTCCTGCATGTACAGAATTTGCTCTGACTGTGCTCTTTCCTTATGTCTTGTCACTCCTGAAGTTCATCCCAAGTCCTGGTATGTTTATCTGCCCCAGGACCTGGAACCTCCTGGGGATTCTGCAGGAAAGGTGACTTCTGCCCAGGTCATCCAAAGTCCTGTAAATAACAGGACTTGCAAGCCAACAGGCATCGGATTGTTGATGTTTTTAATGGTTTTTGCTTGGCACAGACAGCAGTTTGAGTGCAGGAAGGTGACCCTGGTGTGAACAGGCTTAGAAGAGCAAGGCTGGTGGGATCCAAACTCTTGGAGTCTAATGGTTTCCTGCTTCTTTGTGAATTGTCTTCAAAGATGTTCAGCCTCAGCTTAGCTTCAAACGTTCCAGCTTACGTGGACTTCAGCCTGTTGCATTTTCTAACATTCTGATCTCCATAATGCCTGAGTGTGGCTTCCAGGTGCCCACTTAAATGTCTGTTAAAGACTTACTCTAAACATCCCTCAGCTTTTCATCATGGGCAGGATTGGGCAGCAGTTTTGTTGGTCCAACCTGCTGAACTTCTTGCTCTGTAGCTTTCCATCTGTTCAGTTCTGCTGGATTCAGTCTCCTGTGAGAACCAGGTGTAGGCTCCAGATGCTGGCAGGGATCAACACCTCCAACGGTTGCCCAGACCTGTTTGGAGCAAGTCTGCACAGCATGGAATCTAAATACTGGTGGCTgcctgaagtattttttctgtgatgtatAACACAAATAAGGTAACCATAACACCATTAAAGTAACCTGGTGATAGAAGCAAAAACCTTTTTGACGTCGATTCCTCCGTCCCTGTGTTTTGGAGGGCTCAGGGCAAAGATTTGTGTTGTTTAGCTCTTGGAGAGCTGTGTGTTCCCCTTCTGGTTCCTGCCTTGTGGCTGTGCTCTGGGGGGCGTGACACTTGCCACCTTTAAGGAGGGGCTGACTTATCTGACATGGATGTGTTGCATTTTTGGTAGGTGAGGTC is part of the Apus apus isolate bApuApu2 chromosome 19, bApuApu2.pri.cur, whole genome shotgun sequence genome and harbors:
- the TPRN gene encoding taperin produces the protein MSSAEPPLGAGPRAQPAWKREILERKRAKLAGAAGGEAEPAGGEQLVVAESLGPLRENPFMRLESERRRLRQGLPGHGPAAARPLQQLLELYSAVPGIRTIRADNILIIESQPDAAACFAEGAALPGRRRDAPAGPDPLRELLARRGAALAEIRADQVVIYEAAEPPEAAEPGTVSRLLEKFGQRPRGRRRRGGDTPSGPGGPAAPPQVGPDSPRAAAAPPRRPGSPRASAPKARPASPQPAPAAPRPVKPQPVSPTLPRAATPQPAAPQAAPAAPKAAAPQAAPVAPKAAAPQAAPAAPKAAAPPANCFLHKIGSNSFTVTPRGLPPGSRLPEPGAVPAAAKGPPVPPVPPASAAHARASARRPKLEEAEAAALPQPSASPAPSASLAPSATGSSQPLSASAPRAGTSFQILPAPKPDLAAIPAHDLQAQALAKLRLNSRNSFLFVPRREGSPALPPAPSARPAPPPAPQEKAPKEPPRASAPQQEEPATSPPAPLDPLVPVTYIDDIVELDNGELSPRAGSAARTGSLADQPGGAGPDLDMETSSVPVYRPHSVPHQRGGSTFTVMPKRKPSGLQTLADARGRLQREEEEEEEEESKGKGKAVENAAGPPAGMSHKKRYPTVNEIEVIGGYLSLERSCMSKAGSRRKKMKISFNETSLQTMFEYPSESSLAEEEEEGHASETEEDKSRTFYIPRPNSTLHPSTPNSDLSSYTPKHSVKFSEWQEQKYEEMPAVEGSLPKEADSHGNQEMLTPAEKGGLSDFSSEPALYF